The bacterium genome includes a region encoding these proteins:
- the ribA gene encoding GTP cyclohydrolase II, with protein MTTDLDHILSTLRDGGFVIVIDDDEPDTTGDLLLSAGAASAEQLNFMMLQARGTMAVALTAERLTELDLPPMVSDSWDDDGERAAFAVSVDARAGGDDSAAGKATTIRALVAEETTPRDLLRPGHVLPIRAAPGGTLVRAAHTEAAVDLTRLAGLYPAGVTCRVLTDTGEPAHLAELREFADRHDLPMVSIADVIRVRRRGERLVERQAQAFLPTVFGDFDIIIYTSVLDGADYVAIVKGDPATCEAPLVRVHSGCVTGDILGSRKCDCGWQLSVALTMIAEAGCGVVVYIPSHEGRGIGLANKIRAYHLQEEGLDTVEANEALGFPPDLRDYGLGAQVLADLGLTKMRLMTNNPKKYAAMAGYGLEVVERVPLECPSNEYNLRYLLTKRDKMGHLLTETAGTGEAETGNGEAGKAGA; from the coding sequence ATGACTACCGATCTCGACCACATCCTGAGCACGCTCCGCGACGGCGGGTTCGTCATCGTCATAGACGACGACGAGCCCGACACGACCGGTGATCTGCTGCTCTCCGCCGGGGCCGCTTCGGCCGAGCAGCTCAACTTCATGATGCTCCAGGCGCGCGGCACGATGGCCGTGGCGCTGACGGCCGAGCGCCTGACGGAGCTTGACCTGCCGCCGATGGTCTCCGACAGTTGGGACGACGACGGTGAGCGCGCCGCCTTCGCCGTGTCGGTGGACGCCCGCGCGGGGGGCGATGACAGCGCGGCCGGCAAGGCCACGACCATCCGCGCCCTGGTCGCCGAGGAGACGACCCCGCGCGACCTGCTGCGGCCGGGCCATGTGTTGCCCATCCGGGCGGCGCCGGGCGGCACGCTTGTGCGGGCCGCGCATACCGAGGCCGCCGTGGACCTCACGCGGCTGGCCGGCCTGTATCCCGCGGGGGTAACCTGCCGCGTCCTGACTGACACCGGCGAGCCGGCCCACCTGGCGGAGCTGCGCGAGTTCGCCGACCGCCACGACCTGCCGATGGTCTCCATCGCCGACGTCATCCGCGTGCGGCGCCGCGGCGAGCGCCTCGTGGAACGCCAGGCACAGGCCTTCCTGCCCACCGTTTTCGGCGATTTCGACATCATCATCTACACCAGCGTCCTGGACGGCGCCGACTATGTGGCGATCGTCAAGGGCGACCCGGCGACGTGCGAGGCTCCGCTGGTGCGCGTCCACTCCGGCTGTGTGACCGGAGACATCCTGGGCTCGCGCAAGTGCGATTGCGGCTGGCAGCTCTCGGTGGCGCTGACGATGATCGCCGAAGCGGGCTGTGGAGTCGTCGTCTACATCCCCAGCCACGAGGGACGGGGCATCGGTCTGGCGAACAAGATACGGGCCTACCACCTGCAGGAGGAGGGGCTGGATACGGTCGAGGCCAACGAGGCCCTCGGCTTCCCGCCGGACCTGCGGGACTACGGCCTGGGGGCGCAGGTGCTGGCCGACCTGGGCCTCACGAAGATGCGCCTGATGACCAACAACCCCAAGAAGTACGCCGCCATGGCGGGCTACGGGCTGGAGGTCGTCGAGCGCGTGCCGCTGGAATGCCCGAGCAATGAGTACAACCTGCGGTACTTGCTGACCAAGCGGGACAAGATGGGGCACCTGTTGACGGAGACGGCGGGAACGGGAGAGGCGGAAACGGGGAACGGTGAGGCGGGGAAGGCTGGGGCGTAG
- the rny gene encoding ribonuclease Y, translating into MSAVNIPLIVVTAVSIAAAVVAWWYYGARSAQATGDLQGKIDDAEKLRAQLQKTIEAERREAQLAAKEEMIRLKAEVEKDNKSARVEIDRAKKRLEEREDAVERKKQDLDKHAQKLEDRERGLEAKEQEALDLIKERRRALEQVAHLTTQEAKDALLHEVEQEIADETTVIIGRAEREAREEGRRKASWIIGQAIQRCAVEQTTETTVSVVPLPSDEMKGRIIGREGRNIRAFEQLTGIDLIVDDTPEAVVLSGFDPVRRETARVALESLLTDGRIHPGRIEETVEKAKENVEERIKEAAEKACFETGVSGLHPEIMRLIGRLHFRTSYGQNVLNHSIEVSHLAGAMAGELGGRVGIARRAGLLHDLGKAVDFERDGSHAQIGADIASNRGEHGVVVESILAHHEEVEIKSLEAALVQAADAISASRPGARRETLEKYLKRLEELETIAHSFDGVDKVYAIQAGREVRVIVKPDKIDDLSAHKMAKGMVDRIESEMDYPGQIRVTVIRETRAVEYAK; encoded by the coding sequence ATGTCCGCTGTTAACATACCCTTGATTGTAGTGACCGCAGTTAGCATCGCTGCCGCAGTAGTCGCCTGGTGGTACTATGGCGCGCGCTCAGCCCAAGCGACGGGGGATCTTCAGGGCAAGATTGACGACGCCGAGAAGCTCCGTGCCCAGTTGCAGAAGACCATTGAGGCCGAACGTCGGGAAGCGCAGCTAGCCGCTAAGGAAGAGATGATCCGCCTCAAGGCGGAAGTGGAGAAAGACAACAAGTCGGCGCGCGTCGAGATTGACCGCGCCAAGAAGCGCCTGGAAGAACGCGAAGACGCTGTCGAGCGCAAGAAACAGGACCTGGACAAGCACGCTCAGAAGCTCGAAGACCGCGAGCGCGGCCTGGAAGCCAAAGAGCAAGAAGCCCTCGACCTCATCAAGGAGCGCCGCCGGGCCCTGGAGCAGGTCGCGCACCTGACCACCCAGGAAGCCAAGGATGCCCTGCTGCACGAAGTGGAGCAGGAGATCGCCGACGAGACGACCGTCATCATCGGCCGCGCCGAGCGCGAGGCCCGCGAAGAGGGCCGCCGTAAGGCCTCCTGGATCATCGGCCAGGCCATCCAGCGCTGTGCCGTCGAGCAGACCACGGAGACCACCGTCTCGGTCGTGCCGCTGCCCAGCGATGAGATGAAGGGCCGCATCATCGGCCGCGAAGGCCGCAACATCCGCGCCTTCGAGCAACTGACGGGCATTGACCTCATCGTGGACGATACCCCCGAGGCCGTCGTGCTCTCGGGCTTCGACCCTGTGCGGCGCGAGACGGCCCGCGTGGCCCTCGAGAGCCTGCTCACCGACGGCCGCATCCACCCGGGCCGCATCGAGGAGACGGTCGAGAAGGCCAAGGAGAACGTCGAGGAGCGCATTAAGGAAGCCGCCGAGAAGGCCTGTTTTGAGACCGGCGTCTCGGGGCTGCACCCGGAGATCATGCGCCTCATCGGCCGTCTGCATTTCCGCACCAGCTACGGACAGAACGTGCTCAACCACTCCATCGAGGTGTCCCACCTGGCCGGCGCCATGGCCGGCGAGTTGGGCGGCCGCGTCGGCATCGCCCGACGCGCGGGCCTGCTGCATGACCTGGGCAAGGCCGTGGACTTCGAGCGCGACGGCTCACACGCGCAGATCGGCGCCGACATCGCCAGCAACCGCGGGGAGCATGGCGTGGTCGTGGAGTCGATCCTGGCCCATCACGAGGAAGTGGAGATCAAGTCCCTGGAGGCGGCGCTGGTGCAGGCCGCCGACGCCATCTCGGCCTCCCGTCCCGGCGCCCGCCGCGAGACGCTGGAGAAGTACCTCAAGCGCCTCGAAGAGCTGGAGACCATCGCCCACAGCTTCGACGGCGTGGACAAGGTCTATGCCATCCAGGCCGGCCGCGAGGTGCGGGTCATCGTCAAGCCGGACAAGATTGACGACCTGTCCGCCCACAAGATGGCCAAGGGCATGGTGGACCGCATCGAGAGCGAGATGGACTACCCCGGACAGATCCGGGTCACGGTCATCCGCGAGACGCGGGCCGTGGAGTACGCCAAGTAA
- a CDS encoding TIGR00282 family metallophosphoesterase: MKICFVGDIVGRPGRRALVLALPQIVDKHGCEFVIANGENAAAGFGISRKVADEMFAAGVDVLTSGNHIWADKEAPQLLAETDRILRPANFPAENPGYGSGVYETHNGHTVAVINLIGRIFMDPADSPFVRGDEELAKVSSADAIIMDVHAEATSEKMALAHYFDGRASAVIGTHTHVMTADEQILPGGTAYITDCGMTGPPNTIIGIEKDLALRRFLTGRPVRFEVPKTGPAILSAVVVDVSLDNKAALDIQRISLHITERNPDLVEL, translated from the coding sequence GTGAAGATCTGCTTCGTCGGTGACATCGTCGGCCGGCCCGGGCGGCGGGCTCTGGTCCTCGCCCTGCCACAGATCGTGGACAAGCACGGCTGCGAGTTCGTCATCGCCAACGGCGAGAACGCCGCCGCGGGCTTCGGCATCAGCCGCAAGGTGGCCGACGAGATGTTCGCCGCCGGGGTGGATGTGCTTACCAGCGGCAACCACATCTGGGCGGATAAGGAGGCCCCGCAGCTCCTGGCCGAGACCGACCGCATCCTGCGCCCGGCCAACTTCCCCGCCGAGAACCCCGGCTATGGCAGCGGCGTCTACGAGACTCACAACGGCCACACTGTGGCCGTCATCAACCTGATCGGCCGCATCTTCATGGACCCGGCCGACAGCCCCTTCGTGCGCGGTGATGAGGAACTCGCGAAGGTCTCCAGCGCCGACGCCATCATCATGGACGTCCATGCCGAGGCGACCTCGGAGAAGATGGCCCTGGCCCACTACTTCGACGGTCGCGCGTCGGCGGTCATCGGCACCCACACCCATGTCATGACCGCCGATGAGCAGATTCTGCCCGGTGGCACGGCCTACATCACCGACTGCGGGATGACCGGCCCGCCCAACACGATCATCGGCATCGAGAAGGACCTGGCGCTGCGCCGGTTCTTGACCGGCCGGCCCGTCCGCTTCGAGGTGCCCAAGACGGGCCCGGCGATACTGTCGGCGGTAGTAGTGGACGTATCTCTTGACAACAAAGCGGCTCTCGATATACAAAGGATTTCCCTGCACATAACGGAGAGGAACCCGGACCTGGTTGAGTTGTGA
- the thpR gene encoding RNA 2',3'-cyclic phosphodiesterase, with the protein MDRKPDDILRLFFGVLLPSDVQEEMGALQQRLAASGVRVKWVEPHNLHVTLKFLGEMQALVLRDLKLLGHKLAAEMPPWTARLQGLGAFPKLARPQTLWVGLGEGEEPMAHLGKHLNQKLEHEMIAATDTKPFHPHCTLGRVKQETGLRGLTELVHREMEFTSQPFRCDHFELMCSTPSAAGPTYEVLAEFDLGTRG; encoded by the coding sequence CCATCGGACGTGCAGGAGGAGATGGGGGCGCTGCAGCAGCGTCTGGCGGCCTCCGGGGTGCGGGTCAAGTGGGTCGAGCCGCACAACCTGCACGTGACGCTCAAGTTCCTGGGCGAGATGCAGGCCCTGGTGTTGCGTGACCTGAAGCTGCTCGGGCACAAGCTGGCCGCCGAGATGCCCCCCTGGACGGCACGGTTGCAGGGCCTGGGCGCTTTCCCGAAGCTGGCGCGGCCGCAGACCCTATGGGTCGGCCTCGGCGAGGGCGAGGAGCCGATGGCGCACCTGGGCAAGCACCTGAACCAGAAGCTCGAACACGAGATGATCGCCGCGACGGACACGAAGCCCTTCCACCCGCACTGCACATTGGGGCGGGTCAAGCAGGAGACGGGGCTGCGCGGCCTGACTGAGCTGGTCCATCGGGAGATGGAGTTCACCAGCCAGCCTTTCAGGTGCGATCACTTCGAGTTGATGTGCAGTACGCCGTCCGCCGCCGGGCCCACCTACGAAGTGCTGGCGGAGTTCGACCTGGGCACGCGCGGCTGA
- a CDS encoding recombination regulator RecX — protein MAEEHVITALSQGRRRGRVAVLVDGEPVLDLPKAFAEQVGLVVGRSLSPATQDEIRRQAAQHEARVVAVRMLGRRALTQAELRRRLFSRGLPEEAVAATVDWLTDLGYLNDEQYAERRWETLRQRRMGTQGIVYTLRHEGVPGEVADEIRSRQDDSAQDEALASELAEQRNADLQRVPWPQRRQRLYMFLARRGFEAQTINTVVGRLEPADDSSEVSEEA, from the coding sequence GTGGCCGAGGAACACGTGATCACCGCACTGTCGCAGGGCCGCAGACGGGGGCGGGTCGCCGTCCTGGTGGATGGCGAGCCGGTGTTGGACTTGCCGAAGGCCTTTGCCGAACAGGTGGGACTAGTCGTCGGGCGTAGCCTCTCGCCCGCAACGCAAGATGAGATCCGCCGGCAGGCGGCACAGCATGAGGCGCGAGTGGTGGCGGTACGGATGCTGGGTCGTCGCGCGCTGACGCAGGCCGAACTGCGTCGGCGTCTGTTCAGCCGTGGGCTGCCCGAGGAGGCGGTTGCGGCCACGGTAGACTGGCTGACGGACCTCGGGTACCTCAACGACGAGCAGTACGCCGAGCGGCGCTGGGAGACGCTCCGCCAGCGTCGGATGGGCACCCAGGGAATCGTGTACACGCTACGACACGAGGGGGTGCCCGGAGAAGTCGCCGACGAGATTCGGTCCCGACAGGATGACTCCGCGCAGGATGAAGCGCTCGCCAGCGAACTGGCCGAGCAGCGCAATGCGGACCTGCAGCGGGTTCCCTGGCCTCAGCGCCGGCAGCGCCTCTACATGTTCCTGGCGCGCCGCGGCTTCGAGGCGCAGACCATCAATACTGTAGTCGGCAGACTGGAACCGGCGGATGACTCGTCCGAGGTGAGTGAAGAGGCATAA
- the recA gene encoding recombinase RecA, whose product MAATDGDKKAKALELALSQIHKQHGEGAVMRLGEQPNKLAVEIIPTGALTLDIALGVGGLPRGRIVEIYGNEGSGKTTLALSVLAEAQKLGGTVAFIDAEHAFPRELAETMGLNLDELLVSQPDTGEQALEITDTLVRSGAVDCIVVDSVAALVPAAELQGEMGDSHVGLQARLMSQALRKLGGSVANTRSVVIFINQIREKIGVMFGNPETTPGGRALKFWSSVRLELRRAESLKAGTDIIGGRTSVKVVKNKVAPPFKKAEFDIMYGQGISKEGCILDEAVARNIVTKSGSWFNYGEDRLGQGRENVVAFLATTPSVCREIEKAILEQVGIQAPEAPADTTAADGDSTLGLSE is encoded by the coding sequence ATGGCAGCCACCGACGGAGACAAGAAGGCCAAGGCCCTGGAGCTGGCCCTGTCTCAGATCCACAAGCAGCACGGCGAGGGCGCCGTCATGCGCCTGGGCGAGCAGCCCAACAAACTGGCCGTGGAGATCATCCCGACCGGCGCGCTCACGTTGGACATTGCGCTGGGCGTGGGCGGCCTGCCCCGCGGCCGCATCGTCGAGATCTACGGCAATGAGGGCTCGGGCAAGACCACTCTGGCACTCAGCGTGCTGGCCGAAGCCCAGAAGCTCGGCGGCACCGTCGCCTTCATTGACGCCGAGCACGCCTTCCCCCGCGAGCTGGCCGAGACGATGGGCCTGAACCTCGATGAACTCCTCGTTTCCCAGCCCGACACCGGCGAGCAGGCGCTGGAGATCACCGACACGCTCGTCCGCAGCGGCGCAGTGGACTGCATCGTGGTGGACTCCGTGGCGGCGCTCGTGCCGGCGGCGGAGTTGCAGGGCGAGATGGGTGACTCGCACGTGGGCCTGCAGGCCCGGCTGATGAGCCAGGCCCTGCGCAAGCTTGGCGGGTCGGTCGCCAACACCCGCAGCGTCGTCATCTTCATCAACCAGATCCGTGAGAAGATCGGCGTCATGTTTGGCAACCCCGAGACCACGCCGGGCGGCCGGGCCCTCAAGTTCTGGTCCTCGGTGCGGCTGGAGCTGCGCCGGGCCGAGTCGCTGAAGGCCGGCACCGACATCATCGGTGGCCGGACGTCGGTCAAGGTCGTCAAGAACAAGGTCGCCCCGCCCTTCAAGAAGGCGGAGTTCGACATCATGTACGGCCAGGGCATCTCCAAGGAAGGCTGCATCCTGGATGAGGCCGTGGCGCGCAACATCGTCACCAAGTCCGGCTCGTGGTTCAACTACGGAGAAGACCGCCTGGGCCAGGGCCGCGAGAATGTGGTCGCCTTCCTGGCCACCACCCCGAGCGTCTGCCGGGAGATCGAGAAGGCCATCCTCGAGCAGGTCGGCATCCAGGCGCCCGAGGCGCCTGCTGACACCACTGCGGCCGACGGGGATAGCACGCTCGGCCTGTCGGAGTAG
- a CDS encoding stage V sporulation protein S, translating into MSVLKVKSTSDPNKVAGALAGTIREVGKAEMQTIGAGALNQAIKSLAIARGFLAPSGIDLVCYPAFVDVDIDGSERTAIRLFIEPR; encoded by the coding sequence TTGAGTGTCTTGAAGGTCAAGTCAACGTCGGACCCAAACAAGGTCGCGGGGGCGCTGGCCGGCACGATCAGGGAAGTCGGCAAGGCGGAGATGCAGACGATTGGCGCGGGCGCGCTGAATCAGGCCATCAAGTCTCTGGCCATCGCCCGCGGCTTCCTGGCGCCTTCCGGCATTGATCTGGTGTGCTATCCGGCCTTCGTGGACGTAGACATTGATGGCAGCGAGCGCACCGCGATCCGCCTCTTCATCGAGCCGCGTTAG
- a CDS encoding trypsin-like peptidase domain-containing protein — MDRRGAGVGCVVLIALVFGLIGGGLGGYLVSRRAAPRVTVTEPLPASGPTSKLEVQSESSAIVRAVKTAGPSVVKVIAAQAAPMDPMHYLFGGQPQEQVAIGSGFVFNHGGRQLVLTNNHVAGGADKLVVKLTDGREMQGRLAGASDVSDIAVIELVNPPSDLRSATLGDSDKLQVGEWAIAIGNPYDYEHTVTVGVVSAMGYRSVSRDRYQNVIQTDAAINTGNSGGPLINLAGQVVGINYMIFSPTGATVGIGFAIPINSAKRVLYYLTYGGPYIGLEEEGMIANSPGLAQYFGLSTPAGVLVAGLDRNSPAFRAGVRPRDVVLAVNGAKVQGPDQLRDEILKRKIGETITLSIQRDAQQVQVPMVAGRHPGFRGG, encoded by the coding sequence ATGGACAGGCGAGGTGCGGGTGTGGGGTGCGTCGTCCTGATTGCCCTGGTATTCGGGCTGATCGGCGGCGGCCTGGGGGGGTATCTCGTCAGCCGGCGCGCGGCGCCGCGCGTGACGGTCACTGAGCCGCTGCCTGCCTCCGGTCCCACCTCGAAGCTCGAAGTCCAGAGCGAGAGTAGCGCCATCGTGCGCGCGGTCAAGACGGCCGGTCCTTCGGTCGTGAAGGTCATTGCCGCCCAGGCCGCGCCGATGGACCCCATGCACTACCTCTTTGGCGGCCAGCCCCAGGAGCAGGTCGCCATCGGCTCCGGCTTCGTCTTCAACCACGGGGGGCGGCAGTTGGTGCTCACCAACAACCACGTCGCCGGCGGCGCCGACAAGTTGGTCGTCAAGCTCACCGACGGCCGCGAGATGCAGGGCCGCCTGGCTGGCGCCAGCGACGTCTCGGACATCGCCGTCATCGAGCTGGTCAATCCCCCGAGCGACCTGCGCAGCGCCACGCTGGGCGACAGCGACAAGCTTCAGGTCGGCGAATGGGCCATCGCCATCGGCAACCCGTATGACTACGAGCACACGGTGACCGTGGGCGTCGTCAGCGCCATGGGCTACCGCTCGGTATCCCGCGACCGCTACCAGAACGTCATCCAGACCGACGCGGCCATCAACACGGGCAACAGCGGCGGGCCACTCATCAACCTGGCGGGCCAGGTCGTGGGCATCAACTACATGATCTTCTCCCCGACCGGCGCCACCGTCGGCATCGGCTTCGCCATCCCGATCAACTCCGCCAAGCGTGTGCTGTACTACCTGACGTACGGAGGGCCCTACATCGGCCTGGAAGAAGAGGGCATGATCGCCAACAGTCCGGGCCTGGCGCAGTACTTCGGGCTGTCCACGCCCGCGGGCGTGCTGGTGGCGGGCCTGGACCGCAACAGCCCGGCCTTTCGCGCCGGGGTGCGCCCCCGTGACGTCGTGCTGGCCGTCAACGGCGCCAAGGTGCAGGGCCCGGACCAGTTGCGCGACGAGATCCTCAAGCGCAAGATCGGCGAGACGATCACCCTGAGCATCCAGCGCGACGCTCAGCAAGTGCAGGTCCCGATGGTTGCCGGCCGCCACCCGGGGTTCAGGGGCGGCTAG
- a CDS encoding alpha-galactosidase has product MSSQPLAAEMSRCRAWFEGAMAAGAPPPLSCTCGDQPLAELLPRWSVEQSEAPGDGSHDRTVVWTDPAGGLQVQVSARCYDDLPAVEWVVRLTNVGPEPTPVLSDIRPLDCVFTDLGPNTVLHWAKGSDCDLEDFAPQQATFYNHPTRTIHSSLGRSSYHCLPFFNLESGDHGLIGAIGWTGSWQAEFARQPEGMRLRAGMQKTHLRLLPGESIRTPRMLLLFWQGERLHGHNMLRRLILRHYTPQRNGEPLQAPVCNAVWGENTAAQQVAKARWWRERDLPLEYFWIDAGWYGDGRFREDSTVFNSEWGRHVGNWWPNKGPYPEGLGPVGKALREMGLGFVLWVEPERVFEGTFFTREQPEWLLGPIGPNFLFNLGLPAARQAMTDLLSGLISDGQVTCYRQDFNTDPAPYWEAADAPDRIGMSEIRHIEGLYAMWDELLERHPGLMIDNCSSGGRRIDLEMISRSVALWRSDYQCFPGYDPVGLQSQTHGLSLWVPLSAGVCERFDAYGFRSALSPGLVITTNIYERDAVDFAPVDWLRQMMQQQQRLRPYFYGDFTPLQGYSLDNEAWAAWQFDRPDLGEGCVIAFRRPQSPQAAIVAQLHGLDEAATYVLEDLDDGEMGERSGADLAAGLRVTIREQPGTRVLVYRRLS; this is encoded by the coding sequence ATGTCCAGCCAGCCTCTCGCTGCCGAGATGTCCCGATGTCGCGCCTGGTTCGAGGGCGCCATGGCCGCCGGCGCGCCGCCGCCGCTGTCCTGTACGTGCGGCGACCAGCCGCTTGCCGAGTTGCTCCCTCGGTGGTCGGTGGAGCAGTCCGAGGCCCCCGGCGATGGCTCACACGACCGTACTGTGGTGTGGACCGACCCCGCCGGCGGCCTGCAGGTGCAGGTCTCAGCCCGCTGCTACGACGATCTGCCGGCCGTGGAGTGGGTCGTGCGCCTGACCAACGTGGGCCCTGAGCCGACCCCGGTTCTCAGTGACATCCGGCCCCTCGACTGCGTCTTCACCGACCTCGGCCCGAACACGGTGCTGCATTGGGCGAAGGGCAGCGACTGCGACCTCGAGGACTTCGCCCCCCAGCAGGCCACCTTCTACAACCACCCGACGCGGACCATCCACTCCTCTCTCGGGCGTTCGTCATACCACTGCCTGCCCTTCTTCAACCTGGAGTCGGGCGACCATGGGCTCATCGGCGCCATCGGCTGGACTGGCTCCTGGCAGGCGGAGTTCGCCCGTCAGCCCGAGGGGATGCGCCTGCGCGCCGGAATGCAGAAGACGCACCTGCGGCTGCTGCCAGGCGAGAGCATCCGTACCCCGCGGATGCTGCTCCTGTTCTGGCAGGGCGAGCGCCTGCACGGGCACAACATGCTGCGGCGCCTGATCCTGCGCCACTACACCCCGCAGAGGAACGGCGAGCCGCTGCAGGCGCCCGTGTGCAACGCCGTCTGGGGCGAGAACACGGCAGCGCAGCAGGTCGCCAAGGCCCGCTGGTGGCGCGAGCGTGACCTGCCGCTGGAGTACTTCTGGATTGACGCGGGTTGGTATGGCGACGGGAGGTTCCGCGAGGACTCGACGGTCTTCAACAGCGAGTGGGGACGGCACGTGGGCAACTGGTGGCCCAACAAGGGGCCGTATCCCGAGGGGCTGGGCCCCGTCGGCAAGGCCTTGCGCGAGATGGGCCTGGGCTTCGTGCTGTGGGTGGAGCCAGAGCGGGTCTTTGAGGGCACCTTCTTCACCCGCGAGCAGCCCGAGTGGCTGCTGGGGCCCATCGGGCCGAACTTCCTGTTCAACCTGGGGCTCCCCGCGGCCCGGCAGGCCATGACGGACCTGCTCTCGGGGCTCATCAGCGACGGGCAGGTGACGTGCTACCGGCAGGACTTCAACACCGATCCGGCCCCCTACTGGGAGGCGGCGGACGCGCCTGACCGCATCGGCATGAGTGAGATCCGCCACATCGAGGGCCTGTACGCGATGTGGGACGAACTGCTGGAACGGCACCCCGGCCTGATGATTGACAACTGCTCCAGCGGCGGGCGGCGGATTGACCTGGAGATGATCTCGCGCTCCGTTGCGCTGTGGCGCAGCGACTACCAGTGCTTCCCCGGCTACGACCCGGTGGGGCTGCAGAGCCAGACGCACGGCCTGTCGCTGTGGGTGCCGCTGTCGGCCGGGGTGTGCGAGCGCTTCGATGCCTACGGCTTCCGCAGCGCCCTGAGCCCGGGGTTGGTCATCACCACCAACATCTACGAGCGCGACGCGGTGGACTTCGCGCCGGTGGACTGGCTGCGGCAGATGATGCAACAGCAGCAGCGGCTGCGCCCGTACTTCTACGGCGACTTCACTCCGCTGCAGGGCTACAGCCTGGACAACGAGGCGTGGGCGGCGTGGCAGTTCGACCGGCCCGATCTGGGGGAGGGCTGTGTCATCGCCTTCCGTCGCCCCCAGAGCCCGCAGGCCGCAATCGTGGCGCAGCTACACGGCCTGGATGAGGCGGCGACCTATGTGCTGGAGGACTTGGACGACGGCGAGATGGGGGAGAGGAGCGGGGCTGACCTGGCGGCCGGCCTGAGGGTCACGATCCGCGAGCAGCCGGGGACGAGGGTGCTGGTGTATCGCCGGCTGTCGTAG
- a CDS encoding riboflavin synthase encodes MFTGLIEEVGEIESVRATATGRDVTVRAPGIAAAAQIGDSIAVSGTCLTVVTLGSGTFACHAGAETVSRTTAGDWERGQRVNLEQALQAGARLGGHVVQGHVDCVGVCTGRTPVGETTEFSFDLPDDQALYVAEKGSVAVDGVSLTVTRITGSTFSVAIIPHTLAHTTLADMAPGARVNIEVDILAKYVRRAMGLESQGITEEFLRQHGF; translated from the coding sequence ATGTTCACCGGGCTGATCGAGGAAGTCGGCGAGATCGAGAGCGTCCGCGCCACCGCCACCGGGCGTGATGTGACCGTGCGCGCCCCGGGGATTGCCGCCGCCGCTCAGATCGGCGACAGCATCGCTGTCAGCGGCACCTGCCTGACCGTCGTCACCCTCGGCAGTGGGACCTTCGCCTGCCACGCCGGGGCCGAGACAGTCTCCCGCACGACGGCCGGGGACTGGGAGCGCGGGCAACGGGTGAACCTCGAGCAGGCTCTGCAGGCCGGCGCCCGCCTGGGCGGTCATGTCGTGCAGGGACACGTGGACTGCGTCGGTGTCTGCACCGGACGCACGCCCGTTGGCGAGACGACGGAGTTCAGCTTCGACCTGCCCGACGACCAGGCGCTGTATGTGGCCGAGAAGGGCAGCGTGGCCGTGGACGGCGTCAGCCTCACCGTGACGCGGATCACGGGCAGCACCTTCAGTGTGGCGATCATCCCGCACACGCTCGCCCACACGACATTGGCGGACATGGCGCCGGGTGCGCGCGTGAACATCGAGGTAGATATCCTCGCCAAGTACGTGCGCCGGGCCATGGGCTTGGAGAGCCAGGGCATTACCGAGGAGTTCCTGCGGCAACACGGGTTCTGA
- the ribE gene encoding 6,7-dimethyl-8-ribityllumazine synthase, whose protein sequence is MSNYEGTLEAAGLKFGIVISRFNDLITRRLLDGAHDAIARHGGSLDNVDNFWVPGAFEIPLVAKKLAESGKYDAVIALGAVIRGGTPHFDYVAGESAKGIGQTMLQTGVPIIFGVITTDTIEQAIERAGVKLSNRGAEAALAAIEMANLLKRLGA, encoded by the coding sequence ATGAGCAACTACGAGGGCACACTCGAAGCTGCCGGACTGAAGTTCGGCATCGTCATCAGCCGCTTCAACGATCTCATCACCCGCCGCTTGCTCGACGGGGCGCATGACGCCATCGCGCGCCATGGCGGCAGCCTCGACAACGTCGACAACTTCTGGGTCCCGGGGGCTTTTGAGATCCCCCTGGTCGCCAAGAAGCTGGCTGAGAGCGGCAAGTACGACGCCGTCATTGCCCTGGGCGCGGTCATCCGCGGCGGCACGCCCCACTTTGACTATGTCGCCGGCGAGTCGGCCAAGGGCATCGGCCAGACGATGCTGCAGACCGGCGTGCCGATCATCTTCGGGGTCATCACGACCGACACGATCGAGCAGGCCATCGAGCGCGCCGGTGTCAAGCTGTCCAACCGCGGCGCCGAAGCGGCCCTGGCCGCCATCGAGATGGCCAACCTGCTCAAGCGCCTCGGCGCGTAG